One segment of Tenrec ecaudatus isolate mTenEca1 chromosome 1, mTenEca1.hap1, whole genome shotgun sequence DNA contains the following:
- the LOC142451329 gene encoding olfactory receptor 7A17-like, with translation MEPRNQTRASEFILLGLSEEAEVQPLLFGLFLAMYLVTFTGNLLIILAIATDSHLHTPMYFFLSNLSFADICFTSTTVPKMLLNIQMKTKTISYEGCLSQIYFFMVFGRLDNFLLTVMAYDRFVAICHPLHYTVIMNPKICGLLLLESYVLSILDSLLHDLMILRLSFCTELEIPHFFCELNQVVHLACSDTFLNYLMLYITNGFLVIIPLIGIILSYSKIVSSILRITSAGGKYKAFSTCGSHLSVVFLFYGTFLGVYLSAAATQNSRKTAIASVMYTVISPMLNPFIYSLRNKDIKQALKKLFSYKTLST, from the coding sequence ATGGAACCAAGAAACCAAACACGTGCTTCCGAGTTTATCCTCCTGGGACTCTCAGAAGAGGCAGAAGTGCAGCCTCTCCTCTTTGGTTTGTTCCTGGCCATGTACCTGGTCACCTTcactgggaacctgctcatcatcctggccatcgccacagactcccacctccacacacccatgtacttcttcctctccaacctctcctttgCTGACATCTGTTTCACCTCCACCACTGTCCCAAAGATGCTACTGAACATCCAGATGAAGACTAAAACCATAAGCTATGAAGGCTGCCTCAGCCAGATATATTTCTTTATGGTTTTTGGAAGATTAGACAATTTTCTCTTGAcagtgatggcctatgaccgATTTGTGGCCATCTGCCACCCACTGCACTACACGGTCATCATGAACCCCAAAATATGTGGCCTCTTGCTTTTAGAATCTTATGTATTAAGCATTCTGGATTCTCTGTTACATGATTTAATGATTCTGAGGCTTTCTTTTTGTACAGAGTTAGAAATCCCCCACTTTTTCTGTGAACTGAATCAGGTGGTCCATCTAGCTTGTTCTGACACCTTCCTCAATTATCTAATGCTGTATATTACAAATGGGTTTCTGGTTATTATTCCACTCATTGGAATCATCTTATCGTACTCTAAGATCGTATCCTCCATTTTGAGAATTACATCAGCGGGGGGCAagtataaagccttttccacttgTGGGTCCCACCTTTCCGTCGTTTTTTTGTTCTATGGGACATTTCTTGGGGTGTATCTTAGTGCTGCTGCCACTCAAAACTCCAGGAAAACTGCAATTGCCTCAGTGATGTACACTGTGATCTCACCCATGCTGAACCCCTTTATCTACAGTCTGAGAAATAAGGACATAAAGCAAGCCCTAAAAAAACTCTTCAGCTACAAAACGTTATCGACATGA